The following is a genomic window from Deltaproteobacteria bacterium.
ATCACGCAGGAGGGTCTCACCAAAGCGCAGGCGCTTGAGCAGTTCGGATGCGTTGTCGGCATAGCGGATTGCTCGTTCGAAGTGCCGCGCGGAGAGATATTTTGCGTGATGGGACTTTCCGGTTCCGGCAAGTCGACCATGGTACGCCATATCAATCGGCTGATCGAGCCGACCGTCGGGCGCATCGAAGTTCTCGGTCGAGACGTCCTTGCTCTCGGCGAAGGCGAATTAAGGAAGCTGCGCGCGACCCAGATAGGCATGGTGTTCCAGCACATGGCCCTGTTGCCGCACCGCACGGTCCGGGACAATGTCGCCTTCCCGCTGCAG
Proteins encoded in this region:
- a CDS encoding ATP-binding cassette domain-containing protein is translated as MSDPVIRLQGVWKIFGMRADGAMRAITQEGLTKAQALEQFGCVVGIADCSFEVPRGEIFCVMGLSGSGKSTMVRHINRLIEPTVGRIEVLGRDVLALGEGELRKLRATQIGMVFQHMALLPHRTVRDNVAFPLQVQGLPKSRRWEISQRLLNLVKLDGYEDRFPSELSGGMQQRVGL